Proteins from a single region of Dama dama isolate Ldn47 chromosome 14, ASM3311817v1, whole genome shotgun sequence:
- the EIF2D gene encoding eukaryotic translation initiation factor 2D isoform X1 has translation MFAKAFRVKSNTAIKGSDRRKLRADVAAVFPTLGTDQVSELVPGKEELNIVKLYAHRGDAVTVYVSGGNPILFELEKNLYPTVYTLWSYPDLLPTFTTWPLVLEKLVGGADLMLPGLVVPPAGLPQVQKGDLCAVALVGNRAPVAVGVAAMSTAEMLTSGLKGRGFSVLHTYQDHLWRSGNKSSPPSIAPLALDAPDLSEGKGCVKADTTLEGDMRQLTLEEEEEEEEEVQRRCEKSPSEAKEDPGPGGLHVDPTDSKTLQEQMDELLQRCFLHALKCCVRKADLPLLTSTLLGSHMFSCCPEGRQLDIKKSSYKKLSKFLQHMQQEQIIQVQELSKGVESIVAVDWKHPRITSFVIPEPSLTSQTIQEGSRGQPYHPPDIKPLYCVPASMTLLFQESGHKKGSVLEGSEVRTVVINYAKKNDLVDADNKNLVNLDPILCDCILEKDEQHTVRKLPWDSLLSRCLERLQPAYQVTFPGQEPTVKKGRVCPIEITLAQRASNKKVTVVRNLEAYGLDPCSVAATLQQRCQASTTVTAAPGLKDSLQVQIQGNQIHHLGRLLLEEYRLPRKYIQGLEKAPKPGKKK, from the exons ATGTTTGCCAAGGCCTTTCGGGTCAAGTCCAACACGGCCATCAAGGGGTCGGACAG GAGAAAGCTTCGGGCTGATGTGGCAGCTGTTTTCCCCACTCTTGGAACCGATCAGGTCTCTGAGTTAGTGCCTGGAAAGGAAGAGCTCAACATTGTAAAGCTGTATGCTCACAGAGGAGATGCAGTGACTGTGTACGTGAGTGGTGGTAACCCCATCCTGTTTGAACTGGAGAAAAATCTGTATCCAACAG TGTATACCTTGTGGTCTTATCCCGATCTTCTACCAACGTTTACAACATGGCCTCTGGTGCTTGAAAAACTGGTGGGGGGAGCAG ATCTGATGCTGCCGGGACTGGTGGTGCCCCCTGCTGGCCTGCCCCAAGTACAGAAGGGCGACCTCTGTGCCGTAGCGTTGGTGGGGAACAG AGCCCCCGTTGCCGTCGGAGTCGCTGCGATGTCCACAGCTGAGATGCTGACCTCGGGTCTGAAGGGAAGGGGCTTCTCTGTGCTCCACACCTACCAGGACCACTTGTG GCGATCTGGAAACAAATCCAGTCCACCGTCCATTGCCCCTCTGGCCCTGGACGCCCCCGATCTCAGTGAAGGGAAAGGATGTGTCAAGGCCGACACCACCCTGGAGGGCGACATGAGGCAGCtgaccctggaggaggaggaggaggaagaggaggaggtccAGCGGAGGTGTGAGAAGTCCCCGTCAGAAGCCAAGGAAGACCCCGGCCCTGGGGGCCTGCACGTGGACCCCACGGACAGCAAGACCCTTCAGG AGCAAATGGACGAGCTGCTGCAGAGATGCTTCTTGCATGCTTTGAAGTGCTGTGTCAGAAAGGCTGACCTCCCGTTGCTCACCAGCACTCTCCTGGGTAGCCACATGTTCTCCTGCTG CCCTGAAGGACGGCAACTGGACATAAAGAAGTCAAGCTACAAAAAG CTCTCTAAGTTCCTGCAGCACATGCAGCAGGAGCAGATTATACAGGTGCAGGAGCTGAGCAAAGGGGTGGAGAGCATTGTGGCCGTGGACTGGAAGCACCCGAG GATCACATCTTTCGTCATACCCGAGCCCTCCCTGACCTCCCAGACAATCCAGGAGGGTAGCAGGGGACAGCCCTATCACCCTCCAGATATAAAACCCCTCTACTGTGTCCCAGCCAGCATGACCCTGCTCTTCCAGGAGTCTGGCCACAA GAAAGGGAGTGTCCTGGAGGGCAGTGAAGTCCGAACAGTCGTCATCAACTACGCCAAGAAAAATGACCTGGTGGATGCAGACAACAAGAA TCTCGTGAACTTGGATCCCATCCTCTGTGACTGCATCTTAGAGAAGGATGAACAGCACACGGTCAGGAAGCTTCCGTGGGACAGTCTCCTGAGCAG atgtttggaaagattgcAGCCTGCCTATCAAGTGACCTTTCCGGGACAAGAGCCCACTGTGAAGAAAGGCAGGGTCTGCCCAATTGAGATCACCCTAGCACAGAGAGCTTCGAACaaaaag GTGACCGTGGTCCGGAACTTGGAGGCCTATGGCCTGGACCCGTGCTCGGTGGCTGCCACCCTCCAGCAGCGCTGCCAGGCTAGCACCACCGTCACTGCTGCCCCGGGGCTCAAGGACAGCCTGCAGGTTCAGATCCAGGGCAACCAGATCCACCACCTTGGCCGGCTGTTGCTGG AAGAGTATCGGCTGCCTCGAAAATACATCCAAGGCCTGGAGAAGGCCCCTAAGCCTGGCAAGAAGAAATGA
- the EIF2D gene encoding eukaryotic translation initiation factor 2D isoform X2 has translation MLPGLVVPPAGLPQVQKGDLCAVALVGNRAPVAVGVAAMSTAEMLTSGLKGRGFSVLHTYQDHLWRSGNKSSPPSIAPLALDAPDLSEGKGCVKADTTLEGDMRQLTLEEEEEEEEEVQRRCEKSPSEAKEDPGPGGLHVDPTDSKTLQEQMDELLQRCFLHALKCCVRKADLPLLTSTLLGSHMFSCCPEGRQLDIKKSSYKKLSKFLQHMQQEQIIQVQELSKGVESIVAVDWKHPRITSFVIPEPSLTSQTIQEGSRGQPYHPPDIKPLYCVPASMTLLFQESGHKKGSVLEGSEVRTVVINYAKKNDLVDADNKNLVNLDPILCDCILEKDEQHTVRKLPWDSLLSRCLERLQPAYQVTFPGQEPTVKKGRVCPIEITLAQRASNKKVTVVRNLEAYGLDPCSVAATLQQRCQASTTVTAAPGLKDSLQVQIQGNQIHHLGRLLLEEYRLPRKYIQGLEKAPKPGKKK, from the exons ATGCTGCCGGGACTGGTGGTGCCCCCTGCTGGCCTGCCCCAAGTACAGAAGGGCGACCTCTGTGCCGTAGCGTTGGTGGGGAACAG AGCCCCCGTTGCCGTCGGAGTCGCTGCGATGTCCACAGCTGAGATGCTGACCTCGGGTCTGAAGGGAAGGGGCTTCTCTGTGCTCCACACCTACCAGGACCACTTGTG GCGATCTGGAAACAAATCCAGTCCACCGTCCATTGCCCCTCTGGCCCTGGACGCCCCCGATCTCAGTGAAGGGAAAGGATGTGTCAAGGCCGACACCACCCTGGAGGGCGACATGAGGCAGCtgaccctggaggaggaggaggaggaagaggaggaggtccAGCGGAGGTGTGAGAAGTCCCCGTCAGAAGCCAAGGAAGACCCCGGCCCTGGGGGCCTGCACGTGGACCCCACGGACAGCAAGACCCTTCAGG AGCAAATGGACGAGCTGCTGCAGAGATGCTTCTTGCATGCTTTGAAGTGCTGTGTCAGAAAGGCTGACCTCCCGTTGCTCACCAGCACTCTCCTGGGTAGCCACATGTTCTCCTGCTG CCCTGAAGGACGGCAACTGGACATAAAGAAGTCAAGCTACAAAAAG CTCTCTAAGTTCCTGCAGCACATGCAGCAGGAGCAGATTATACAGGTGCAGGAGCTGAGCAAAGGGGTGGAGAGCATTGTGGCCGTGGACTGGAAGCACCCGAG GATCACATCTTTCGTCATACCCGAGCCCTCCCTGACCTCCCAGACAATCCAGGAGGGTAGCAGGGGACAGCCCTATCACCCTCCAGATATAAAACCCCTCTACTGTGTCCCAGCCAGCATGACCCTGCTCTTCCAGGAGTCTGGCCACAA GAAAGGGAGTGTCCTGGAGGGCAGTGAAGTCCGAACAGTCGTCATCAACTACGCCAAGAAAAATGACCTGGTGGATGCAGACAACAAGAA TCTCGTGAACTTGGATCCCATCCTCTGTGACTGCATCTTAGAGAAGGATGAACAGCACACGGTCAGGAAGCTTCCGTGGGACAGTCTCCTGAGCAG atgtttggaaagattgcAGCCTGCCTATCAAGTGACCTTTCCGGGACAAGAGCCCACTGTGAAGAAAGGCAGGGTCTGCCCAATTGAGATCACCCTAGCACAGAGAGCTTCGAACaaaaag GTGACCGTGGTCCGGAACTTGGAGGCCTATGGCCTGGACCCGTGCTCGGTGGCTGCCACCCTCCAGCAGCGCTGCCAGGCTAGCACCACCGTCACTGCTGCCCCGGGGCTCAAGGACAGCCTGCAGGTTCAGATCCAGGGCAACCAGATCCACCACCTTGGCCGGCTGTTGCTGG AAGAGTATCGGCTGCCTCGAAAATACATCCAAGGCCTGGAGAAGGCCCCTAAGCCTGGCAAGAAGAAATGA